Part of the Quercus robur chromosome 5, dhQueRobu3.1, whole genome shotgun sequence genome, CTAGACTCCTTGTATATGCATTCAGGTCCTCTCAGAATTGTTGTTTAAGGATTGCAAACATCCTTATGGACCATTTCAATCCTAATCATATGCTCCCTTGTGGATGCATGCACCACTTTGTACTCTAAAGACATCCTACATGTATCTCACGTGTGAATGGAGCACTCTTGTGCCAGTTTCATCCTAGTGGCATGCTTGAGTTACTATCTAAGTTCCATATAGGTCCATGCTCCATAAAGTACACGTGTTGGAGAAAATTTTCCACAGAGGTCTCTCCACATTTTTCATGTGCATCATGCCCTTCACagatttctttctctttgacaaattttcaatcttttcttgGTGGGCTTCAATTCACTCGATTGGCCTTTACATTCTTTCCAAACTATACTTTTTTCAATATTACTCCCCTACATGAGCTTGAGGAGATGTTATAATATATTTGCATGAGCTACCATGGTTTTAAAGTGAACAAACAAAGCCAAATATAATCCCATATATACTCTACATTGGGTTTATTGTAGTATATAGTTtagtataataaatatataaccaTTAAGGAGTTTTATGTAAGCCGTCGGGCCTAATTACACCATTCGATCTCTTGCTTCAGTTCTCTCTAAAGGTGATTAATATCAGCCTAAAACACTGGCTATTGTGACTATCAGTCTCACTGTTAAAATAGTTGTTACCTACCTCCGCCAGAAATTCATTATACCCTTGAACTGATGATGGTGAAAGCATCTTCACAGCAACTTGAAAACCGTCTAAGTAGCCATGATAAACTGTTCCAAAGCCTCCTTTCCCAGTAacgcttgcaaaatttttggtAATGTTCAGGACCTCTGAGTATGTGAACTTCTGTTTCTTGGATTCTAACACCCCACCTTGTTCATTGGATGCAGGCACATCTGCTAAGGTATGACAATTTATTGAAGCAAATGATATCCTTGTCAACAAATTCATTTGCAttcacacaaaatttgatatttttgagaTCTAAAATGTGTAAAGAGTTATTCTATTTCTacctttcttcctccttttaAGATGCCATAAGAGAGCAAGCCCGCATAATAAGAGGATGACCAATCCGACAATTGCTGCTGCTGCTGGAATAacaatattctttttcttttggcaaGGACTCAACACACAAGGATTTGGATTTCCTCCATTACTAGCAAGATTTGGATTTCCTCCGACACTAGCATCAACAATGTATGTAAAACTTGAAACTGCAGCTGATACCTCGTAATCTATTATCTTATACTAATAGTAGCTATATGGAACTCTAAATTTTGGCCCTAGAGTTTAGATATATGATATATAGTACtactttgaagaaaaaaaatttggtaatGACGCAAAACTGAGGAAAACAGAAACAATGATAATTTTGTGAGTAAATAGCAGACCTGAGCAAAAGCGATCccttatttgatttttcaatgaGTTCCATAGGAATGGACCCTGAGAGGTTGTTATTTTGTAGGTTTCTGTAAAATGAGAGAAAGTAtgatttctatatttttacTAATAGAAACTCAAATTCTGAGTAACTTACAGAACTCGCAAGAGTTGCAACTGTGACAGAAAAATTGGAACAGTTCCATTTAAGCTATTGTTTGATAGATCTCtgaaataaaaaactatcatattaaatattaatcacaaaaaaaaggtGCTACTccattttaataagaaaaatattgacaTTTTTGGATTCATACAAAATACTTACAAATACTGCATCATTGTGAGATTTGAAATGAAAGGAGCTATCTTCCCTGTCAATCCGCTTGAGGACAAGTTCCTAATTGCATGATCAATAAATTGAGGTATGGAATCTGACTGAAAGGTTAGGATATATGATTCATTTAGAAGGCATAAACTTACAAGGATATGATGCCGGGTGGATCAAAATTACTGTAGCTGCAATTAAGACCGTCCCACGAGTAATCTCTAGGGGCACAAGGATCTCCTTGCCAGTTTCTCTTTATTCGATACATTGACTTGATATTCTTGATAGAATCAACTAGTTGTATCATAGGTGTCAAATCAGATGAAAGAAGTTACGAAAACTAATGTGGTGTAATGAACATTAGCAAAGCTACTTCAATGTATAAGTATCAATAATGATTCACGTGATAAGAACTTACCATCTTTTTGGTCTGTTTGTGCTTGTAAAAGCTGATTCACTGTGTAAATCTCGATAGCGTTGAGAAGGGGTGGAAGGGTTGAAGTCTCGGTTTTATTGATCCAAATCTGAAAATAAGTTTCATTGTCTGGTTTTGTTCTGTATGTTGGGCTGAATATTGTAGTAGCGACCAAGTAACTTGGAGAAAGAGCTTTATACCACGACTTCCCATTCAGAAAGATGTTGAATTCTCTAGACTGATTTGCTTGAAgcttttcaatttcagcaaagtgcatgtaaaaataatattggGAGGTTGCATTGTCGGGAGACCAATACAAGCCTATGGAATCATTTGTAGTTAATGGCGTGACTGCAGTACTCATGACAACTGATGGTAATTGGAAAGAATTGTAGCTTGAATCAACCGTTTGAATGGTACTAATGTTTCTCCACAGACTTGTGCCAAAGGGTGACCATATGCGGTCAATAACATCATCTTTGTACCTGATAGGAACGAATGTTATGTGAGCCCATTTGATTGAAAATGACTGCACTAAGTCTTACCAGAAGGATGCTAAATCTAAATGGCTTACCTGTAAGTTTGATTGACTAAGCCGCAATTCGCCCGATCAAAGAGCTCCAGCGATCCTGATTTAGGTATGTAGGTATTGTTCGGCAAAGGTCTTAGCTCTAATACTGATATGAAAGGGGTCCCATAGCCTGTGTTTACAAGACAAACATAGATGTCTTCTGATGAGGACAAATGAATAATTTCCTTGGATATTGTACTTGATGCATCTGACACTGCAACTGTATCCCACCTGTTTACTCCAAGATACAAATCAAATGTTGGGGTTTGGCCTTTGCCGTCATAGTTCCCATACATGAAACTCGCTCGGATCAAATAGTTCCTGTCTTTGCCTGGTGAAGGTCTTAAGGTGTAGCAGTTTTTGGCTCCTTCAGGAAAACTGCGGACAGTCCACAACTGTTGTTCAGGATTATTGCTCCTGTATTGGGGTAAAATATTCCCATTTGCACCTGTCTCTGTGAAGCTTGAGTCTGAAGTGTAGTATATATCTGTTATTCCATCTTTATAGCTTGAGCCATCTGGTATCCCACAGTCGATGCTGATGAAGCCTGAAATAGAAAAGGGTTAGCACTATGGTTTGAGTGATACAATTGAAATATAGTGGTGCTCAAAATATTTAGATTGTCAAATTAACCTAATTGATCCTGGGAATGAACGAGGACTGTGAGGGCAAAAGCACCATGAAGTATTATTGCAAATAGAAAATGCTTCGCCATTTTCAGCACCTTAGATTCCATGGCGTTCCTTTACAGATTCCAATCCTATAAATAATGCCTTGCTCCAAGTTGATAATCCGAAAGTCAATCCTATAAAGCATTTGAGCAACCGGGTCATTTTCTTCCGTGGCGAAGAATGATACACCATGGCACGAAGACAACCATTTCTTTACcctcaaaaaaattctttccttTCGAATCAATTCGTTGGCATTGTCTCTAAAATACTTGAACTAAAAGTCCATGACAGTGAAGGCAATTTTTTTAGTATCTAGTCCATGGTGTTGACAGCCAAACAAATGCTAGGAGCTGTTTGAAAGTATAGACGGCTGAGTAAGAAAAGTAGCAGACTTTGTTTTCAGACTTCCACCCTTGATTGTTAAGACATGTCCATCAAGATGTATAAATGGAATCCTAGATAATGTTTTCGAGgaatattttccatttaaaacAATCATGTTGCAGAAAGAATAGTATttaagaagtaataaaaatagaaaattgtacTTCAGTCCTTCCACCTGGCTAATTAggtaaataagaaatttgatttCAACTAGTCATATATGCTTTGAGAATTATTTAGTAATAGATGGAATAGCAACTTGCATGGCATGAAATTATCGAATGTCAGCGTTTTGTTATATAATCCATATGGCCGGGCGCTATCATTCATTCAAAATATCCAATGGACCACAATTTGTTTGAAGTCTCGCTTACTCACAAAACTGACAGTTGCATATTTTTGAGTTCATAATTTAGttgacaatttttattattattatatatattgcaCATTCAAGTCTCTATTAATAATGCCATTTTATAAGTATACCATCAATGATTCAAAAATCCAATGTGAACCCCAAGTTAGGCATTCAAATGCaacatttatattatatttagaGAGTCCATTAAGATCATTACAGCTACAAAATTTTAACTCATAATAATGTGGTTACTTACAAAGCGGCAAAGCGCAATGATAAGTAAGAAAAGAACAGCAGAAAATTACCGCAATTGGATGCTGAACCTTACCCAAAGAGATTTTGCTCACTGCTTAGGGTATGGCTCGCATTCTAATTCGTGATATAGGTTTTGTTGCTATTTGACTCAATTGTAATTCCTTGGTGTGTAATCCAGatcattgtttttaattttgaggcTAAATTTATGTAATCTCAAAGTTTTGGTAACAATTTGAGAGATTGTAACGTTAGGGTTTATGTGTCAGGCTTAATTCAGGGGTTTTGATATTCCTACttaaattcttaaaattgattatttaaa contains:
- the LOC126725244 gene encoding LRR receptor-like serine/threonine-protein kinase IOS1 isoform X3; amino-acid sequence: MSTAVTPLTTNDSIGLYWSPDNATSQYYFYMHFAEIEKLQANQSREFNIFLNGKSWYKALSPSYLVATTIFSPTYRTKPDNETYFQIWINKTETSTLPPLLNAIEIYTVNQLLQAQTDQKDVDSIKNIKSMYRIKRNWQGDPCAPRDYSWDGLNCSYSNFDPPGIISLNLSSSGLTGKIAPFISNLTMMQYLDLSNNSLNGTVPIFLSQLQLLRVLNLQNNNLSGSIPMELIEKSNKGSLLLSVGGNPNLASNGGNPNPCVLSPCQKKKNIVIPAAAAIVGLVILLLCGLALLWHLKRRKKADVPASNEQGGVLESKKQKFTYSEVLNITKNFASVTGKGGFGTVYHGYLDGFQVAVKMLSPSSVQGYNEFLAEANFLTRVHHKNITSFVGYCHENTNMGLVYEYMANGNLALHLSDKNASFLSWETRLRIAMDSAQGLEYLHNGCKPPIIHRDVKSTNILLDENFQAKLADLGLSRVFPGEGGTHVSTKVVGTPGYLDPEYYASNWLNEKSDVFSFGVVLLEIITGRPAISINPEKVHLIKWVSSMVERGDVKNIVDPRLDGDPDINSVWKAIEVAMICVSPTSIERPTMTYVVMELKQCLAMELARGHEGFETDSNQISGINYVHTGQTPLAR
- the LOC126725244 gene encoding probable LRR receptor-like serine/threonine-protein kinase At1g05700 isoform X2, with amino-acid sequence MESKVLKMAKHFLFAIILHGAFALTVLVHSQDQLGFISIDCGIPDGSSYKDGITDIYYTSDSSFTETGANGNILPQYRSNNPEQQLWTVRSFPEGAKNCYTLRPSPGKDRNYLIRASFMYGNYDGKGQTPTFDLYLGVNRWDTVAVSDASSTISKEIIHLSSSEDIYVCLVNTGYGTPFISVLELRPLPNNTYIPKSGSLELFDRANCGLVNQTYRYKDDVIDRIWSPFGTSLWRNISTIQTVDSSYNSFQLPSVVMSTAVTPLTTNDSIGLYWSPDNATSQYYFYMHFAEIEKLQANQSREFNIFLNGKSWYKALSPSYLVATTIFSPTYRTKPDNETYFQIWINKTETSTLPPLLNAIEIYTVNQLLQAQTDQKDVDSIKNIKSMYRIKRNWQGDPCAPRDYSWDGLNCSYSNFDPPGIISLNLSSSGLTGKIAPFISNLTMMQYLDLSNNSLNGTVPIFLSQLQLLRVLNLQNNNLSGSIPMELIEKSNKGSLLLSVGGNPNLASNGGNPNPCVLSPCQKKKNIVIPAAAAIVGLVILLLCGLALLWHLKRRKKDVPASNEQGGVLESKKQKFTYSEVLNITKNFASVTGKGGFGTVYHGYLDGFQVAVKMLSPSSVQGYNEFLAEANFLTRVHHKNITSFVGYCHENTNMGLVYEYMANGNLALHLSDKNASFLSWETRLRIAMDSAQGLEYLHNGCKPPIIHRDVKSTNILLDENFQAKLADLGLSRVFPGEGGTHVSTKVVGTPGYLDPEYYASNWLNEKSDVFSFGVVLLEIITGRPAISINPEKVHLIKWVSSMVERGDVKNIVDPRLDGDPDINSVWKAIEVAMICVSPTSIERPTMTYVVMELKQCLAMELARGHEGFETDSNQISGINYVHTGQTPLAR
- the LOC126725244 gene encoding probable LRR receptor-like serine/threonine-protein kinase At1g05700 isoform X1; amino-acid sequence: MESKVLKMAKHFLFAIILHGAFALTVLVHSQDQLGFISIDCGIPDGSSYKDGITDIYYTSDSSFTETGANGNILPQYRSNNPEQQLWTVRSFPEGAKNCYTLRPSPGKDRNYLIRASFMYGNYDGKGQTPTFDLYLGVNRWDTVAVSDASSTISKEIIHLSSSEDIYVCLVNTGYGTPFISVLELRPLPNNTYIPKSGSLELFDRANCGLVNQTYRYKDDVIDRIWSPFGTSLWRNISTIQTVDSSYNSFQLPSVVMSTAVTPLTTNDSIGLYWSPDNATSQYYFYMHFAEIEKLQANQSREFNIFLNGKSWYKALSPSYLVATTIFSPTYRTKPDNETYFQIWINKTETSTLPPLLNAIEIYTVNQLLQAQTDQKDVDSIKNIKSMYRIKRNWQGDPCAPRDYSWDGLNCSYSNFDPPGIISLNLSSSGLTGKIAPFISNLTMMQYLDLSNNSLNGTVPIFLSQLQLLRVLNLQNNNLSGSIPMELIEKSNKGSLLLSVGGNPNLASNGGNPNPCVLSPCQKKKNIVIPAAAAIVGLVILLLCGLALLWHLKRRKKADVPASNEQGGVLESKKQKFTYSEVLNITKNFASVTGKGGFGTVYHGYLDGFQVAVKMLSPSSVQGYNEFLAEANFLTRVHHKNITSFVGYCHENTNMGLVYEYMANGNLALHLSDKNASFLSWETRLRIAMDSAQGLEYLHNGCKPPIIHRDVKSTNILLDENFQAKLADLGLSRVFPGEGGTHVSTKVVGTPGYLDPEYYASNWLNEKSDVFSFGVVLLEIITGRPAISINPEKVHLIKWVSSMVERGDVKNIVDPRLDGDPDINSVWKAIEVAMICVSPTSIERPTMTYVVMELKQCLAMELARGHEGFETDSNQISGINYVHTGQTPLAR